The genomic interval TGctggctggagaagaggaggggaCCCCGTGGCTCCCGTCTTGGGCAAGGGGACAGAGACGAggggtccccagccctccccgaTGGCTCCAGGCACCCCGGGCTGCCTCTCGGTCCTGGGCTTGGCTGGAGACCCCTCTTGGGTCTTAAAGCACAAACCCGAGACTGGAGGAGTTggagaaaccaaaaaaaagcgTTTATTAAGGACAATAAATTACATTCCCTTGAAATACAGTAGATATCGAGACGAGTCCCTTGCTTTGCAGGGCAGGCAGACCTCACCACCCCAGAAAAGTGACTTCTGCAGGGCCGGGGGGGTGCTCCTGGGAACATAATCTGGATATTTGGGTTGTCAGAGCcctgaggagcagagcaggcaggacgCCGAGGCTCTGCCTTCGGGGAGGTATTGCCGTTTGCAGCCGCGTGACCCTGTCCCTGAAGGTGACTGATTTCTGCTCATCTGTTTTACTCGACGATTATACCCACGCAATCGATTAGTCCCCTCCGAGCACTGCCAACACCTCGTGACACAAACGACGAAGGCGTCAGTCCCCCGCCAGACTCCAGCGCAGGCGGGTTTAGGAAGCAAAAGCCCCGATCCCAACGCTCCAGCAGCGGGAGGGAGGTACGGCTGGCCCGGGACGGTGCAATGGGGTGCTCGAGGCCGGACGAGCGGCGGTGGGCACACAGAGGTAGTTGCTGGGTGAGAAAGGCACAGCGGAGGGCAGGCGCAGGCAGCGACCCCGACCCCCCGCCTGCTGCCGTCACCGCCGGCCTGGAGCTACCGCGGGGATTTTTTTTGGGGTCTGGGCTGCGCGTACGCTCAGGGCTCCCCCAGAAGAATTTGGGAGGCGGAAGAAACACCCAGCCGAAAAGGCAAGAGATGTATGCGACTGGCAGGGGGGGGGTGGATATTCTGCCGGAGCCCAGTGCCAGGATAAAAATACGCAGCCCGTCACAGCCAGCGGAGGGAATTAGAGTGGAATAACCTGCCTGCCGCCGTCAGGGAAGGCTGCGGCAGCAGACGGTCGAGgtagggctgggaggggactCTGCCCGTCGGGAAATGACGCCAGCGCCCGGGCAGAGGAGCAGATGGCCCCGCGGACCCCCCCGCCGTGGGTGGGAGCCCCCCGAGGCGGCTACCCCGATGCGGTCGGGACGAAAGCCTCGTCTTTCCTCCGCCCTGCCGACGGCATCTCTCGGCACGGCAGTGCCAGGGCGGCGAGCAGCGTCCCGCCGGCCGGCTCCTGGGCATCACTGCAAGGTACAGGCTGTGCCGGGGGGGGCACAGAGGGCACTCACTCGGCTGCACACACCGTCGTCACCCAGCCCGGCTGGGCTCCCGGGCACGGGTGAGCCCAGgctggggggaaaggagggcGTGCGGGGTCGGGATTACCCCCAGGCAGGAATATCCCCGTGGCTGCGGCAGCTGTAGGGATATTCCCCACCGCAAGAGCCGCAGCCACGAGGGGGGACGCTTCCCCAGGACCTTTTCACCAAACCCTCTCCGATGGGACAAGAGGGGACAGAAAAAGGGACTCACTGCTCCGGACGGGCTCTGCCAGCGCCTCCTTGCCCATGGACTGTGCCTCCCGCATCTGCCGGGGCAGAAGATCATTTCCCAGCCTGcaacccctcctgccccagcatgCTCCAGAGCCCCCCACTAAGCAGCCCTACCTTCATCTGGTCTTTCAGGTACTCGGCTCGGGCCATCAGGGTCTGGAtctggcagagagagagagggaggaaaatccCTTCAAAGCCACGCCAACGGGGACACGCCGCTGTCCCACGGCTGGCACTCACCTCCGCGTGGAGCAGCTCCCGTCGCCTCCCCGCGGGCTCCgctgcagagggaagagggacGTGCCATCAGATCGGCCGCGGGCGCAGGATGCGTCCCTTGCCCCCGCAGCACCCGCCACGGTCACGACTCACCggccaggaggagcagcagctcccccaggctctgctggtAGAGCTCCAGGGTGTCACCGTCGTctttgccttcctcctcctgcaacAGACCCCGGGGGGCCCGGCTATAGCTGGGGGGGATACGCCGGGTCCCTCCCCACCTGGGTTTGCCCTTTCCCCTTCCACTCGAGGGGAGTAGGGACCCCCCAAATCCACCGCTCACCTTAGCGATGGCAGCAGAAGCCATTTCCAGCGCGGCGCAGAGCCGAGGCTTGTCCTTGGCCATCTCTGTAAGGAAACGGTGCGGTGGGGAGCCAGCCCCGGGACACCCTACAGCCCAAAACCCCACTGGGTGTCCCCTTCCCCCTCCGACGttgccgggggggggcgggggtgtCCCCAACAAAAGCTACCTTTAAGGAGCTCTCTGGCCGGGTTGCCTTGCTGCAAGAGGCTCTTGTTGCTGGAGGTGACCAACGCCTTCAGCTCCTCTGCTCGGGAGATGTATTGCCCCACCTGCCcacagccggggggggggagcagggaatgAGGGGACCCCCACCACGGAGAACAGAGGATGGGGCGGCATCTCGCTGAACTAAGCCAGAGGGGATGCTGTCCGCCGCCTCCCCAGGGATTTTTGACTCACCTTGGCTCGAATGGCTTCTTTCCGGCGAGCATCGCTTTCATCTGGCAGGGGGAGAGCGACCGAACGCTGGGGTGGGTGGGCTGCAAACCGGCCTCCCCCGGGGTGCTGTCTGCCCCCGCAAATGCACCCAGCACCGCCCGGGACCCacgcagccccccgccccggggtgGACTCACAGTGCAGAGCCGGCACAAAATACTCCAGGGCTTTGCAGTAGAGGGAGAGGGCGGCGGAGGCATCCCCCTCCTGATCCTTCTTCACCGCCTCCACCACCAGGTCGGTCTGGGGGACacaaagtggggggggggggctcagggctctgcccccctccatccccagggaccggcaccccagcacccagctcaCCGCTTTGCAGAGGCTCTCGGGGCCGGGGACGTGCTCCATATCCACGAAGGGGTGGGCAAAGAAGCGTTCGAAGGAGATGCGTTTCAAAGGGTCCCTCTCCAAGAGCTGTCCTAAGAGATCCCGGCATTCCGGGGAGAGCAGGGGCCGgctgggcagctggggagggaatgGGGCTGAGACCACCAGCCCTGCCGCAGCAGCCCCGGGCTGCGAGAACCCACCCGGCTCCGTCCCATCCCGCGTTACCTCGACAGCCCGGTCGCTGCGGATCTTCTCCTCCAGCTCGGCGAAGGAGCGGGAGGCAAAGGGCGGCCTCCCGAAAAGTGCTTCTgcggggggggaaagggagcGGCGGGGGGAGATGGAGAGGGGGAAACCGGCCCCGAGCCAACTCCCAGGGGGGATAAAAGCAAAAGCCCACCGTAAAGGATGACGCCCACCGACCACAGGTCCACCCGGGCGTCGTACTGCTGGCGGCACACCATCTCGGGGGCCATGTAGAGCGGGGAGCCCCGCAGAACGTGTTTCTCGTCCCACGGCGACATGTACTGCGCAAACCCGAAATCTGCGGGGGAGAGGGTGAGGAGAGCTCGTGGCggtggcagggggagaaggaatTGCCACCTCCACCCCCTCCTTGGGTACCTGCCCTGACCTGCCAGCTTCAGCTGGGGGTTCTCCGGAGCGCTCAGGAGGATGTTCTGCGGCTTGAGGTCCAGGTGGGAGATGTTGCGGTCGTGGAGGAACTTCAGGGCGCAGGCTGGGTGGGCAGACGGGCACGTGGCAGGGGGGACACCGCCGTAGCCCtgcccccccaaaatccccgGGAAGGATGCCCAACGGAGCCAGTGGGGGAGCCGGGCAGGGGGCCCTCACCgagctgctgcaggaagatGCGCGCCACCTTCTCGGGGAGGATCCTGCGCATCCGGATGAAGCGGGAGAGGTCCCCCCCGGCGCAGAACTCCATGATCAGGTAGATGTGGTTGCTGTCCCACTGCGAGGCAAGAGGACCCCGTCACGCCGCCCCGGCCGGTCCCACCGCGTATCCCACCCACACAGGGTCCGCCTGGACTGGTTTGCCCAGTTGCTGGCACGGAGCCCCACGGATACACCCTTGGGGAGCCAAGATGGACCCCCAGGACCCGAGCTGGACCAGTGCtggctcagccccccccccaccgacCCGGgaagcccccagccccacctggAAGTCCTTGAGCTCCACGATGTGCGGGTGGCGGATGGTCTTCAGGATCTCGATCTCCGTCAGCAGGTTCTCCACCGATGCCCGGTTGAGGCTCCTCTTGCTCACGCACTTGATGGCCACCACCTCACGCGTGTCCCTCTGCCAAGGGGGAAGCCAATCCTggagccccccccaccccaaacagcCAACCTGGGGGTCCTTCCCCAGTCTGCCGGGGGGGTCCCgactggggaggagggggaaggaatcGCTAGCAAGGGGGTGACAGGTCCCATATAGGTGCTATAGGGATGGTAGCCCGTATGGAGGGCTGTAAAAGGGGGGGTCCcatgggtgggggggggaacgggacaCGACGGGGACACTACCTTCCTGTAGGCCTTGTAGACGGTGGCGTAGGTGCCGGCGCCGAGGCGCTCGGTGAGGATGAACTCGTCCAGGCGCGGCGGGGCCCAGCCGGCCCCGGCCAtggccccccccggccccggccccggccccggccctcgGCCGCGCTTCCGCCTTCCCGGCGCGCCACGGCGCTGGCCTCGCCCCCCGCCACGCCTCCGCTCCCGGCCCTGGCCACGCCCCCCGCTCCCCAAGGCAGAACGGGGATTTTCTTTTGAGCACatatacattttattattaatttttttttttttttttacatgaaaagaTCAGAcgcggggaaaaaaaaaaataatacaggaGGAAGGGGGTGTGACAATGCCAATTTCTGGAtgaggagggctgggagggcacTGGGCAGGCCCCCCAACAGACATTCTGCCAGTGAAGGATGGGGGCACAAAATCCAATCCCCCTCCTGGGCAAAGAGGGGGGACAGAAAGGGGCAGCACAAAGTCAGGTCTGCAAagtaaaccccccccccccccgctcccacaCCGATACGCACACaaggctggagagcagggggagaggaaaCCGCCCCCTATCACATCTTGCCACAAGCGGCACGTCAAGCCCTGCACCTCATCCGCGTCCAAAGGGACATGCCATCTCGGGACACAGCTTTTGAAGCTAAACACACATCAAACCACTTCTTTCCCAgcttaaaaaaagtcaaaccagttctttcccagctgaaaaaaacataatacGTGGGAGGACGAAGGCAGGGAGGAGTTGACCCTGGAGAAAGATTCATTCATGCTCTCGGCTGGCAGGCTCTCAAGGTTAGCTGGAGAAGGACATCACAGGCACCGCATGGTGTTTGAGCTGGTGTCTTCAGTGCCGCTGCTCCcaaacagcagagctggcaagTCAAAAaccccttttcccctccctccccttgtTTAAGGGTACGGTGAATTCTCAAGCCCCCACTgatcccttctccctctctccatcGTCTGCAGGATCCTCGTGGAAGGGGGGATCTGCCACAGGGGAGGACAAGGAGAAAGaccttttccctcctctctaACCCCCCTTGCTCCCAGGTTTTCCCTTGTGCCACGTTACCCCAAGTCTCAGGAAGCCGAGCAGTTAAGAGGTCAAAATGCAGCATCATGTAAGTGTAATAAACCAAAAGTACAGTATCTGCTCTTCAAATTAATGACATAAACTACATGCAAGTTACAACACACATACACCCCCCCCAACAGCAGATAATCAAATTCTTCATAGCAAAGGCCAATAGAAGAGAGAGAGTAAAATCAAAAACCTGCTTCCCCTCACCTTCCTGCTACAGAGAGGgcaaggtgggggggaagagagacaAACACTCAGTATGTCCTGGATAGAGAAATATACTTGCTTCAGAGAATGTCTCCCGTATCTCCCCACACCCTAAAATAAGACAGGGAAAACTAATTGTCATAAACATAGGCCAGctgaagctaaaaaaaacccaaaacaaaacaaaaccagacctCTTCTCATCTGGAGTCGGCATCACAGAGCTAACATGGT from Aquila chrysaetos chrysaetos chromosome 5, bAquChr1.4, whole genome shotgun sequence carries:
- the ULK3 gene encoding serine/threonine-protein kinase ULK3 isoform X1, whose translation is MAGAGWAPPRLDEFILTERLGAGTYATVYKAYRKRDTREVVAIKCVSKRSLNRASVENLLTEIEILKTIRHPHIVELKDFQWDSNHIYLIMEFCAGGDLSRFIRMRRILPEKVARIFLQQLACALKFLHDRNISHLDLKPQNILLSAPENPQLKLADFGFAQYMSPWDEKHVLRGSPLYMAPEMVCRQQYDARVDLWSVGVILYEALFGRPPFASRSFAELEEKIRSDRAVELPSRPLLSPECRDLLGQLLERDPLKRISFERFFAHPFVDMEHVPGPESLCKATDLVVEAVKKDQEGDASAALSLYCKALEYFVPALHYESDARRKEAIRAKVGQYISRAEELKALVTSSNKSLLQQGNPARELLKEMAKDKPRLCAALEMASAAIAKEEEGKDDGDTLELYQQSLGELLLLLAAEPAGRRRELLHAEVSASRGTAACPRWRGFEGIFLPLSLCQIQTLMARAEYLKDQMKMREAQSMGKEALAEPVRSTCTLQ
- the ULK3 gene encoding serine/threonine-protein kinase ULK3 isoform X2, whose amino-acid sequence is MAGAGWAPPRLDEFILTERLGAGTYATVYKAYRKRDTREVVAIKCVSKRSLNRASVENLLTEIEILKTIRHPHIVELKDFQWDSNHIYLIMEFCAGGDLSRFIRMRRILPEKVARIFLQQLACALKFLHDRNISHLDLKPQNILLSAPENPQLKLADFGFAQYMSPWDEKHVLRGSPLYMAPEMVCRQQYDARVDLWSVGVILYEALFGRPPFASRSFAELEEKIRSDRAVELPSRPLLSPECRDLLGQLLERDPLKRISFERFFAHPFVDMEHVPGPESLCKATDLVVEAVKKDQEGDASAALSLYCKALEYFVPALHYESDARRKEAIRAKVGQYISRAEELKALVTSSNKSLLQQGNPARELLKEMAKDKPRLCAALEMASAAIAKEEEGKDDGDTLELYQQSLGELLLLLAAEPAGRRRELLHAEIQTLMARAEYLKDQMKMREAQSMGKEALAEPVRSTCTLQ